A window of Microcystis aeruginosa FD4 contains these coding sequences:
- a CDS encoding Panacea domain-containing protein has translation MIDCLTVARYFIIRAYEDGIDAEMTNMKVQKLLYYAQSLHLALYDEPLFKEEIQAWRYGPVCPAAYKFYSDFEAKQLPIPRQESLSGLPSEKKELLEEIWQYFGNYHAYRLSDMTHAEFPWKKARKGLPPEESSTEPILLDDMKALGYQKLDLIEQEHPAYKPAMSEVLKEALATKSSHPIGKGEVHDWLNSLLD, from the coding sequence ATGATTGACTGCCTGACTGTGGCTCGCTACTTTATTATCAGAGCTTACGAGGATGGTATAGACGCTGAAATGACTAATATGAAAGTCCAAAAGCTTTTATATTATGCACAGAGCTTGCATTTGGCCCTATACGATGAACCATTGTTTAAGGAGGAAATTCAAGCATGGCGTTACGGTCCGGTTTGTCCTGCTGCTTATAAGTTCTACAGTGATTTTGAGGCTAAACAATTACCAATTCCTCGCCAAGAATCCTTGTCTGGGCTGCCATCGGAGAAAAAAGAACTTTTAGAAGAAATTTGGCAATATTTCGGTAACTACCACGCCTATCGGTTGAGTGATATGACTCACGCGGAGTTTCCTTGGAAAAAGGCTCGTAAAGGTCTGCCACCAGAAGAAAGTTCCACAGAGCCAATTCTCCTTGATGATATGAAAGCATTAGGTTATCAAAAGCTTGATTTGATAGAACAGGAACATCCTGCCTACAAACCGGCCATGTCTGAAGTTTTGAAGGAGGCATTGGCTACGAAATCTTCTCATCCTATTGGGAAAGGAGAAGTGCATGACTGGCTCAATTCCCTTCTCGATTGA
- a CDS encoding HAD family hydrolase, producing MNQSPRILALDFDGVLCDGMIEYFQISKRTYETLWPETIPEDFFPRFSQLRPVIETGWEMPLLLRSLVLDIPDEEALNNWPSIVQNILEREKIAKKVLSNALDGLRDRWIESDLESWLALHQFYHPAIDRLASLLDSDFLVYIITTKESRFVKQLLQKVAINFPTARLIGKEIKQPKYVTIQQILADLPEYPANLWFVEDRLDALELVQQQADLNDVGLYLADWGYNTAQMRQKVAQDTRIKLLSLSQFAADFTHW from the coding sequence ATGAATCAATCCCCCCGCATTCTAGCACTCGATTTTGATGGTGTTCTTTGTGATGGCATGATCGAGTATTTTCAGATTAGCAAACGCACCTATGAAACCCTTTGGCCGGAAACAATTCCCGAGGATTTTTTTCCTAGGTTTTCGCAACTTCGTCCCGTTATCGAAACCGGTTGGGAAATGCCTTTACTGTTGCGATCGCTCGTTCTCGATATTCCTGACGAGGAAGCTTTAAATAATTGGCCGTCAATCGTCCAAAATATACTAGAAAGGGAGAAAATAGCGAAAAAAGTTCTCTCAAATGCTCTCGATGGTCTTCGGGATCGATGGATTGAGTCGGATCTAGAGTCTTGGTTAGCCTTACATCAATTTTATCACCCCGCGATCGATCGCCTGGCCTCTCTTTTAGACTCGGATTTTTTGGTTTATATCATCACTACCAAAGAAAGCCGTTTTGTCAAGCAATTGTTACAAAAAGTAGCAATTAATTTTCCTACAGCGAGATTAATTGGCAAGGAAATTAAACAGCCGAAATACGTCACTATTCAGCAAATACTAGCTGATTTACCAGAATATCCCGCTAATTTGTGGTTTGTCGAGGATCGTCTCGATGCGTTGGAATTAGTGCAACAACAAGCAGATTTAAACGATGTGGGCTTATATTTAGCCGATTGGGGATATAATACCGCTCAAATGCGCCAAAAAGTTGCTCAAGATACCCGCATTAAGCTGTTATCCCTATCTCAATTTGCGGCAGACTTTACCCACTGGTAG
- a CDS encoding Uma2 family endonuclease: MVSQLDKTNVTEIIYPDSDSQPMADNTLQFRWITTIKTNLDWLFREQSDVFVAGDLLWYPVENDNKLRQAPDIMVVFGRPKGERGSYRQWLENNISPQVVFEILSPGNTLTEMAKKQLFYDRYGVEEYYLYDPHKNDASGWIRGENQLEILETLDNWVSPRLGIRFQLGEPEMLLFYPDGQAFTSYNEEKQRAERLANKLRELGINPDQI, translated from the coding sequence ATGGTTTCGCAACTAGATAAAACTAACGTCACTGAAATTATCTACCCCGATAGCGATAGTCAACCTATGGCCGATAATACCCTACAATTTCGTTGGATCACGACAATTAAAACTAATTTAGACTGGCTATTTCGCGAGCAGTCTGATGTCTTTGTTGCGGGGGATTTACTCTGGTATCCCGTGGAAAATGATAATAAACTGCGTCAAGCGCCAGATATCATGGTGGTTTTTGGCAGACCAAAAGGGGAAAGAGGTTCCTATCGACAATGGCTAGAAAATAACATTAGTCCCCAGGTGGTTTTTGAAATCCTCTCTCCGGGTAACACCCTCACGGAAATGGCCAAAAAACAGCTATTTTATGACCGTTATGGGGTCGAGGAGTATTATCTTTATGATCCCCATAAAAACGATGCCAGTGGTTGGATAAGAGGCGAAAATCAGCTAGAAATTCTGGAAACTCTCGATAATTGGGTTAGTCCCCGTTTAGGTATTCGTTTTCAGTTGGGGGAACCGGAAATGTTGCTTTTTTATCCCGATGGACAAGCTTTCACTAGCTATAACGAGGAAAAACAACGAGCGGAACGATTAGCCAATAAACTGCGGGAATTGGGCATTAATCCTGACCAAATCTGA
- a CDS encoding ABC transporter ATP-binding protein — protein MYSVSDDSKTMTNTSRQTVLETLNLQKTYRTGFWLNKKIESLKNCTLIVHEGETFGLLGPNGAGKTTLLKTLLGIVRPTSGRALILGQPIGDRSVRQRIGYLPENAYYYDYLTGWEFLQLIGGIFQIPSSVQKKRIPELLDLVGLDRKTAQKKQLRQYSKGMMQRIGIAQALINDPELVFFDEPMSGLDPIGRYQVREIIQSLKQRGKTIFFNSHILSDVEQICDRIALLARGELLCVGSLDQILGRADVYQVIVQGGGEDQLQQWLLGLHWRDNCWHGQLQGEPDAFLAALSSMDVRLISLNLARASLEEFFIDQLRQRGITSSQ, from the coding sequence ATGTATTCTGTCTCAGATGATTCCAAAACAATGACGAATACCAGCCGTCAAACTGTGCTAGAGACGTTAAACTTACAAAAAACTTATCGGACGGGATTCTGGTTAAATAAGAAAATCGAATCCTTGAAAAACTGCACTTTAATTGTCCATGAGGGCGAAACCTTTGGATTATTAGGCCCGAACGGGGCCGGCAAAACCACGCTCTTAAAAACCCTTTTGGGGATTGTTCGACCCACTTCCGGACGGGCCTTGATTCTCGGTCAACCAATTGGCGATCGCTCGGTCAGGCAACGCATCGGCTATCTTCCTGAAAATGCCTACTACTACGACTATCTCACCGGCTGGGAATTCCTGCAATTAATCGGCGGCATTTTTCAAATTCCCTCTTCTGTGCAGAAAAAACGCATTCCTGAATTATTGGATTTAGTGGGATTAGACCGCAAAACTGCCCAGAAAAAACAATTGCGTCAATATTCTAAGGGTATGATGCAACGGATCGGTATAGCTCAAGCATTAATCAATGATCCCGAATTAGTCTTTTTCGATGAACCGATGTCGGGACTGGACCCTATCGGTCGCTATCAGGTGCGAGAAATTATTCAATCCCTCAAACAACGGGGGAAAACCATCTTTTTTAACTCTCATATTCTCTCCGATGTGGAACAAATTTGCGATCGCATTGCCCTGTTGGCCCGGGGAGAATTACTCTGTGTCGGTTCCCTCGATCAAATTCTCGGTCGTGCTGATGTCTATCAGGTGATTGTTCAAGGTGGTGGGGAGGATCAACTACAGCAATGGCTCCTCGGTTTGCATTGGCGCGATAATTGTTGGCACGGACAATTACAGGGAGAACCCGATGCTTTTCTGGCTGCCCTGTCTAGTATGGATGTTCGCTTGATCAGTCTTAATTTAGCTCGTGCTTCCCTCGAAGAATTTTTTATCGACCAATTACGTCAGCGCGGTATTACCTCTAGTCAATAG
- the dacB gene encoding D-alanyl-D-alanine carboxypeptidase/D-alanyl-D-alanine endopeptidase yields the protein MKQLLNSLNSLTVASVATIALAYPSIAQVNLSVYPYPPSSNESIELYVPPPENNNTNNNTCTQLIGANIDKVISQAPNQWGILIESIDRQTVIYSHNADRYFIPASNTKLFTTAAALQVMNPETTIQKKSLRDWVNITNQRSNNFYADTLFRFIGGSKNVTAILAQLGINPSGFRLADGSGLSRRNTATPRSIVEILRVMYYSPNRDTFYASLPVAGISGTLRNRMRQTAATGTVYAKTGTLTGVRALSGYLENPHQEPMLFSIIVNNQRVSGQALVKAIDTIVLQMTQSRSCQAQ from the coding sequence ATGAAACAACTCCTCAATAGCCTCAATTCCCTGACAGTGGCCAGTGTAGCCACTATCGCCTTGGCCTACCCTAGCATCGCTCAAGTTAATCTGTCTGTTTATCCCTATCCCCCCTCGTCGAACGAATCCATAGAATTATACGTTCCCCCGCCAGAAAACAATAACACCAATAATAATACCTGTACTCAATTGATTGGGGCAAATATCGATAAAGTTATTAGTCAAGCTCCCAATCAGTGGGGTATATTAATCGAATCTATCGATCGCCAAACGGTTATTTATAGTCATAACGCCGATCGCTATTTTATCCCTGCTTCTAATACAAAGTTATTTACCACGGCTGCCGCTTTACAAGTGATGAACCCGGAAACGACAATTCAGAAGAAATCCCTGCGCGATTGGGTGAATATCACTAATCAGAGAAGTAATAATTTCTACGCTGACACTCTTTTTCGCTTTATCGGCGGTTCTAAAAATGTTACTGCCATCTTGGCACAATTGGGCATCAATCCCAGTGGTTTTCGTCTCGCCGATGGTTCGGGATTATCCCGTCGTAATACCGCTACTCCCCGCTCGATCGTGGAAATTTTGCGGGTGATGTATTATTCTCCTAATCGAGACACTTTCTATGCTTCCTTACCAGTAGCGGGAATTAGTGGCACCCTGAGAAACCGAATGCGTCAGACGGCCGCTACTGGCACAGTTTACGCTAAAACCGGCACTCTTACCGGTGTGCGGGCCCTATCGGGTTATCTAGAAAACCCCCACCAAGAACCGATGTTATTTAGCATTATCGTTAATAATCAACGGGTTTCCGGACAGGCTCTAGTGAAAGCGATCGATACTATTGTCCTACAGATGACCCAATCTCGTTCCTGTCAAGCTCAGTAG
- a CDS encoding DUF6761 family protein: MLQDTQSIRYYQRLTDDMVDLWHRGSRFDEIRLYVEGYLACLRDSSSIEPYLIHRLEEEIFRFLRDPSNFEYLSPQTQTQTEADYGYY, encoded by the coding sequence ATGCTCCAAGATACCCAATCCATTCGTTACTATCAAAGACTAACCGATGACATGGTGGATCTTTGGCACCGTGGCTCGCGTTTTGATGAAATCCGGCTATATGTAGAAGGCTATTTAGCCTGTTTACGCGATTCTAGTTCCATAGAACCCTATCTAATTCATCGTCTCGAAGAGGAAATATTTCGTTTTCTGCGAGATCCTTCTAATTTTGAATATCTCTCCCCCCAAACCCAAACCCAAACTGAAGCAGATTATGGCTATTATTAA
- a CDS encoding M48 family metallopeptidase, whose protein sequence is MPTYPDISSQAFKHPLDQQAEQALRSVPGFDLLAKSFSEYLYERPQQILLMGNDLKVGPRQYATLYGIYRQCLRDLDMFPEPNLYVSQNPLANAYSLGSEHPYIVFNTALLDLLDEEEIRVILAHELGHLKCDHSILIQMSFWVMGAANFLGDITLGLGKAITTGLVYAFYEWRRKAELSADRAALLVTDDLNLVLRTLMKCAGGSQKYLHECNLEEFIRQGEAYRQLDQDNLNQIYKFLIYNGGNGSFLTHPFSVERVQYLQEWFNSESYRQIRRGNYAKTGVKSSINVDANDSESERLQRQIAELQAEIERAKRQRNPE, encoded by the coding sequence ATGCCAACTTATCCTGATATTTCCAGTCAAGCTTTTAAACATCCCCTAGATCAGCAAGCTGAACAGGCCTTAAGATCAGTTCCGGGGTTTGACTTATTAGCGAAAAGTTTTTCTGAATATCTCTATGAACGTCCTCAACAAATTTTATTAATGGGCAATGATCTAAAAGTCGGCCCGCGTCAATACGCCACTTTATACGGTATATATCGCCAATGTCTGCGGGATTTAGATATGTTCCCAGAACCGAATCTTTATGTCAGTCAAAATCCTTTAGCCAATGCCTATTCTTTGGGTTCAGAACATCCCTACATTGTCTTTAATACTGCCCTTTTAGACCTATTAGATGAAGAAGAAATTCGGGTAATTCTTGCCCACGAATTAGGTCATTTAAAATGTGATCATAGTATTTTAATTCAAATGTCTTTTTGGGTGATGGGGGCGGCTAATTTCCTTGGAGACATCACTTTAGGACTAGGAAAAGCCATTACTACTGGTCTAGTTTATGCCTTTTATGAATGGCGAAGAAAAGCCGAATTATCAGCAGACAGAGCGGCTTTATTAGTTACCGATGATTTAAATTTAGTCCTGAGAACTTTAATGAAATGTGCAGGAGGAAGCCAAAAATATCTGCATGAATGCAACTTAGAAGAATTTATTCGCCAAGGGGAAGCCTACCGACAATTAGACCAAGATAACTTAAACCAGATTTATAAATTTCTCATTTATAATGGCGGTAATGGTTCCTTTTTAACCCATCCTTTTTCCGTGGAAAGAGTCCAGTATCTACAGGAATGGTTTAACTCGGAATCCTATCGTCAAATTCGGCGCGGTAACTATGCCAAAACAGGGGTAAAAAGCTCAATTAATGTTGATGCTAATGATAGCGAAAGCGAAAGATTACAGCGACAAATAGCAGAACTACAGGCAGAAATTGAACGGGCAAAAAGACAAAGAAACCCTGAATAA
- a CDS encoding glycosyltransferase: MVIMIIFKVKKLLKKFVFSLQEEGWNPALKKTKRKIIKILTGKSSSEFEEQVLESAKLAEPRPLEIASSDNPLVSIIIPVYNQFAYTFNCLESLSVNLSSDLAYEIIIVNDASTDETLEQLATLVKGIKVLTNAENSGFIRSCNYGASQAKGQYLYFLNNDTRILENCLESLVKLIINNPQVGAVGSKLIYANGKQQEAGGIIWNSADGWNYGRLDSPEEPEYNYVRPVDYCSGASLLVPTDLFKQLGGFCQDFIPAYYEDTDLCFAIRELGYQVLYQPQSNVIHYEGITSGTDLSTGIKQYQVINQTKFREKWSKVLTKHLDNDANNVPKAARRLQGNPTILVIDSYVPLYDRESGCVRLLNILKLLLNLGYSVIFFPDNGYPEQPYTSVLQQLGIEVIYGTPQRYNLEEKLIKYLPLIDGVWLCRPELCDKYMDLIRLKTKAPIIYDTIDLHFLRLKRQKDYLDPSYQNTSWSWQTYQKLELNYANQAEATVVVTEDEKQVLSSLGVKNVWVIPNIHEEISLSEKVAFDQRSGLVFIGSYNHPPNIDAVKWLCLEIMPLVWASRPDITVNLLGSNLKDEVKELANDQVIVTGYVPEVEPYFQKSRIFVAPLRFGAGMKGKIGQSLSLGLPTITTKIGAEGMGLIDHQDVLIADTAEEFAQAVIELYDHRELWQKLADNSLETIKRYQPATVQTNLEALLSNLGIIAKV, from the coding sequence ATGGTAATAATGATTATTTTTAAAGTTAAAAAACTGCTCAAAAAATTTGTCTTTAGTCTCCAAGAGGAAGGATGGAACCCAGCACTCAAAAAGACGAAACGAAAAATTATTAAAATTCTCACAGGAAAGAGTTCCTCTGAATTTGAAGAACAGGTGCTTGAAAGTGCTAAATTAGCCGAACCCCGACCCCTAGAAATTGCCAGTAGTGACAATCCTTTAGTCTCGATTATTATTCCTGTTTATAACCAATTTGCCTACACCTTTAACTGTCTGGAATCCTTGAGTGTTAACTTAAGTTCTGATTTAGCTTATGAAATAATCATTGTTAATGATGCTTCCACTGATGAAACCTTAGAACAATTAGCCACTTTAGTTAAAGGAATTAAAGTATTAACGAATGCGGAGAACTCTGGTTTTATTCGTTCCTGTAATTATGGAGCTAGTCAAGCAAAAGGTCAATACCTATATTTTCTCAATAACGACACTCGTATTCTGGAAAATTGTCTAGAAAGTTTAGTGAAATTAATTATCAATAATCCCCAAGTTGGTGCGGTGGGTTCTAAGTTAATTTATGCTAATGGTAAACAACAAGAAGCGGGAGGAATTATCTGGAATTCTGCCGATGGTTGGAATTATGGACGCTTAGATAGTCCCGAGGAGCCGGAATATAATTATGTGCGTCCCGTGGACTATTGTTCGGGAGCAAGTTTATTAGTTCCTACGGACTTATTTAAGCAATTAGGTGGTTTTTGTCAAGACTTTATCCCCGCATATTACGAAGATACAGACTTATGTTTTGCCATCCGAGAATTGGGTTATCAAGTCCTCTATCAACCCCAATCTAACGTCATTCACTACGAAGGAATCACCTCAGGAACAGACCTTTCTACTGGGATAAAACAATATCAAGTTATTAATCAAACTAAGTTTCGAGAAAAATGGTCAAAGGTATTAACCAAACACTTAGATAACGATGCTAATAATGTACCCAAAGCTGCCCGACGTTTACAAGGAAACCCGACAATTTTAGTCATTGACTCCTACGTTCCACTATACGATCGAGAATCCGGCTGTGTGCGTTTATTAAATATTCTTAAGCTCCTGCTCAATTTAGGCTATTCAGTGATTTTCTTTCCCGATAATGGCTATCCTGAACAACCCTATACTTCCGTCCTGCAACAGCTGGGAATTGAGGTTATTTATGGCACACCGCAAAGATATAATCTAGAAGAAAAATTAATCAAATATTTACCTCTGATAGATGGAGTTTGGTTGTGTCGTCCCGAATTGTGCGATAAGTATATGGATTTAATTCGCTTAAAAACAAAAGCACCAATTATTTATGATACAATCGACCTGCATTTTCTACGTTTAAAACGACAAAAAGACTATCTCGATCCCAGTTATCAAAATACTAGCTGGAGTTGGCAAACCTATCAAAAATTAGAGTTAAACTATGCTAACCAAGCGGAAGCAACCGTGGTAGTAACGGAAGACGAAAAGCAGGTTTTATCCTCTTTAGGAGTGAAAAATGTTTGGGTAATCCCCAATATCCATGAAGAAATTTCCCTGTCAGAAAAAGTTGCTTTTGACCAGCGATCAGGTTTAGTATTTATTGGTAGCTACAATCACCCTCCTAATATTGATGCAGTTAAGTGGTTATGTTTAGAAATTATGCCCTTAGTTTGGGCATCCCGTCCTGACATTACCGTTAATTTATTGGGAAGTAACCTCAAGGATGAAGTTAAGGAATTAGCCAATGATCAAGTAATTGTCACCGGTTATGTTCCCGAAGTAGAACCCTATTTTCAAAAGAGTCGCATTTTTGTTGCTCCCCTGCGATTTGGTGCGGGAATGAAGGGTAAAATAGGTCAAAGTCTTTCCCTAGGATTACCCACTATTACCACAAAAATTGGTGCCGAAGGTATGGGATTAATTGACCACCAAGATGTTTTAATTGCCGATACTGCCGAGGAATTTGCCCAAGCAGTGATCGAACTCTATGATCATAGGGAATTGTGGCAAAAACTCGCTGATAATTCCCTAGAAACTATTAAGAGATACCAACCCGCTACCGTGCAAACTAACCTAGAAGCTTTGTTATCTAATCTAGGAATTATTGCTAAGGTATAG
- a CDS encoding dipeptide ABC transporter ATP-binding protein, producing MLEIKDLKIAYPTELSSPSWVIDGVSFSIGKGETLGLVGESGCGKSTIGKAILRLLPNHTHVEGEITFEGRSLLSLSSKELEKFRGEKVGLVFQDPMTRLDPLMTIGDHCVETLQAHRGNLTYRQAKIQACTVLEKVKIPANRWSQYPHEFSGGMRQRVAIALALLLNPKLMIADEPTTSLDVTVSAEILRELKRLCSEEQMGLLLISHDLALVGEYCDQLAVMKGGKIVESGAVKTVFNTPQHPYTRSLLAAALHLQLREENFTAIQRKETVLKVDNLKQYYTLEANFLDSFFKKEKKFIKAVDEVNFELYRGEIFGLVGESGCGKSTLSRTLLQLIKPTGGKVEFLGEDLTPLSGEKMRRKRRLMQMIFQDPLACLNPLMTVGESIADPLLIHQKVSLETAKKQVLEMLERVGLTPTEEFYRRYPRELSGGQQQRVAIARALITRPELVICDEPVSMLDATVQTQVLELMLELQKLFNLTYLFITHDLWLARFLCDRIAVMTAGKIVEMGDTEQIFSHPQHPYTQKLIAAAPRIYPDRN from the coding sequence ATGTTGGAAATTAAAGACCTAAAAATTGCCTACCCGACCGAATTAAGTTCTCCTTCTTGGGTGATCGATGGGGTGTCTTTTAGTATAGGCAAAGGGGAAACTCTGGGATTAGTGGGTGAATCTGGTTGTGGAAAATCGACCATCGGTAAGGCTATTTTAAGGTTATTACCTAATCACACTCACGTGGAAGGGGAGATTACCTTTGAAGGGCGATCGCTTTTATCTTTATCTAGCAAAGAGTTAGAAAAGTTTCGCGGGGAAAAGGTGGGGTTAGTGTTTCAAGATCCGATGACGCGACTAGATCCGCTGATGACTATTGGCGATCATTGTGTGGAAACTTTGCAAGCTCATCGAGGAAATTTAACCTATCGTCAAGCTAAAATTCAAGCTTGTACTGTCCTAGAAAAAGTAAAAATTCCCGCTAATCGTTGGTCCCAATATCCTCACGAATTTAGCGGGGGAATGCGGCAAAGAGTGGCTATTGCTTTAGCTTTATTATTAAACCCTAAGTTAATGATTGCCGATGAACCCACCACCAGTTTAGATGTGACAGTTTCGGCGGAAATTCTGCGGGAATTAAAGCGTTTATGTAGCGAGGAACAGATGGGATTATTGTTAATTTCCCATGATTTAGCGCTGGTGGGAGAATATTGCGATCAATTAGCGGTGATGAAGGGGGGCAAAATTGTCGAATCGGGAGCGGTAAAAACAGTTTTTAATACACCTCAACACCCCTACACTCGTTCTCTTTTGGCCGCCGCTTTACACCTACAATTACGGGAGGAAAATTTCACAGCAATTCAACGCAAAGAAACGGTGTTAAAGGTGGATAATTTAAAACAGTATTATACCCTAGAAGCTAACTTTTTAGATAGTTTTTTCAAAAAAGAAAAGAAATTTATTAAAGCGGTGGATGAAGTCAATTTTGAACTGTATCGAGGGGAAATTTTCGGTTTAGTTGGGGAGTCGGGATGTGGGAAAAGTACCCTATCGCGAACCCTATTACAGTTAATTAAACCCACGGGGGGAAAAGTGGAATTTTTAGGAGAAGATTTAACCCCTTTGTCGGGGGAAAAAATGCGTCGAAAACGGCGCTTAATGCAGATGATTTTTCAAGATCCCCTCGCTTGTCTCAATCCTCTAATGACGGTGGGAGAAAGTATCGCCGATCCGCTTTTGATTCATCAAAAAGTTAGCCTAGAAACGGCTAAAAAACAGGTTTTAGAAATGTTAGAGCGAGTCGGTTTAACACCAACAGAGGAATTTTATCGACGCTATCCTAGAGAGTTATCGGGGGGACAACAGCAAAGGGTAGCCATTGCTCGTGCTTTAATTACTCGTCCCGAATTAGTTATTTGTGATGAACCGGTTAGTATGCTCGATGCGACTGTCCAGACACAGGTTTTAGAGTTAATGTTAGAGTTACAAAAGTTATTTAATCTCACTTATTTATTTATAACTCATGATCTTTGGTTAGCGAGATTCCTCTGCGATCGAATTGCGGTGATGACTGCGGGTAAAATTGTTGAAATGGGTGACACTGAACAAATTTTTAGCCATCCCCAACACCCCTACACCCAAAAATTAATCGCTGCAGCCCCGAGAATTTATCCCGATAGGAACTAA
- the patD gene encoding heterocyst frequency control protein PatD, translating into MLPTNYHQAYKSLLRKLEDFSLALLDGDASTGLQSFQALQTCLEGEILSLNDDNFSPEVANRWRAVQTELYRSWRLLETDWLFLASARQGREKRLRIISERVATLKGYCRVLLGAVVD; encoded by the coding sequence ATGCTACCGACAAATTACCATCAAGCCTACAAATCTTTGTTAAGAAAACTGGAGGATTTCAGTCTTGCCCTTCTGGATGGGGATGCTTCCACGGGGTTACAATCTTTTCAAGCTTTACAAACCTGTCTAGAAGGGGAGATATTGTCACTAAATGATGACAATTTCAGCCCAGAGGTGGCTAATCGTTGGCGCGCGGTCCAGACGGAACTATATCGATCGTGGCGATTGCTGGAGACGGATTGGTTATTTTTGGCCTCGGCGCGGCAAGGACGGGAGAAGCGTTTACGGATAATTAGCGAGCGAGTGGCGACTTTAAAGGGGTATTGTCGGGTTTTGTTAGGGGCAGTTGTCGATTAG